One genomic window of Equus quagga isolate Etosha38 unplaced genomic scaffold, UCLA_HA_Equagga_1.0 207039_RagTag, whole genome shotgun sequence includes the following:
- the LOC124233601 gene encoding protein S100-A9-like — NEQKDEGAINHILEDLDTNEDKQLSFEEFIMLVIRLTLASHQKMHENAPKLPGHHHGAGLGEGGSQHEGSHEDHGHSHEGHGHSHGGRGHSHRGPGHSH; from the coding sequence AATGAGCAGAAGGATGAAGGAGCCATAAATCATATCCTGGAGGACCTGGACACCAATGAGGACAAGCAGCTCAGCTTCGAGGAGTTCATCATGCTGGTGATCAGGCTGACGCTCGCCTCCCACCAGAAGATGCACGAGAATGCCCCGAAACTACCAGGCCACCACCATGGAGCAGGCCTCGGGGAAGGTGGCTCCCAACATGAAGGCAGCCACGAGGACCACGGCCACAGCCACGAGGGCCACGGCCACAGCCATGGAGGCCGTGGCCACAGCCACAGAGGCCCCGGCCACAGCCACTAA